Proteins encoded within one genomic window of Formosa agariphila KMM 3901:
- a CDS encoding mechanosensitive ion channel family protein, which yields MKDKLLEAWSKMLSKLDHWFDSIILALPNFIIAIIVFTFVLFLSKQINKLVLKLLDRSSMQRSMKNLISKLVSAIVIIVGLFIVLGILNLDKALNTVLAGAGVLGLAVGLALQGALANFYSGVVLSYIHFFKYGDWIESNGYEGEITNIDLRSVTLKQSDNNLVYIPNKMVVDSPIKNYSTTAQSRVILTCGVHYDSDLKFVRDLVVKTIVERFDAVTSKQEVLFMYNEFADSSINFETRFWIKSTSALEVAKAKSEAIIAIKAEFDANDINIPFPIRTLDFPEGFLGGNTQNEVSAQRPSNE from the coding sequence ATGAAAGACAAATTATTAGAAGCTTGGTCTAAGATGTTATCTAAGCTAGACCATTGGTTCGATAGTATTATTCTAGCACTTCCGAACTTTATTATCGCCATAATTGTATTCACTTTCGTATTATTTCTGTCGAAACAGATTAATAAACTCGTTTTAAAATTATTAGATAGAAGTAGTATGCAACGGTCAATGAAAAACTTGATTTCAAAGCTAGTATCTGCTATTGTTATAATTGTTGGGCTTTTTATTGTATTAGGAATCTTAAATCTAGATAAAGCTCTAAATACTGTTTTAGCGGGTGCCGGAGTATTAGGTTTAGCTGTTGGTTTGGCCTTACAAGGGGCTTTAGCTAATTTCTATTCTGGTGTGGTGCTATCTTATATTCACTTTTTTAAATATGGAGATTGGATAGAGAGTAATGGTTACGAAGGTGAGATTACTAATATCGATTTACGTTCGGTAACCTTAAAACAATCAGATAATAATCTGGTGTATATTCCAAATAAAATGGTTGTAGATAGTCCTATAAAAAACTATTCAACCACAGCACAATCTCGTGTAATCTTAACATGTGGTGTGCATTACGATTCCGATTTAAAATTTGTAAGAGATTTAGTTGTGAAAACCATTGTGGAACGCTTTGATGCGGTAACCAGTAAGCAAGAAGTGTTATTTATGTATAATGAATTTGCAGATAGTTCTATTAATTTTGAAACGCGTTTTTGGATAAAATCTACATCAGCATTAGAAGTTGCTAAAGCGAAATCTGAAGCGATTATAGCAATTAAAGCTGAATTCGATGCTAACGATATTAATATTCCATTCCCAATTCGCACCTTGGATTTTCCTGAAGGATTTTTAGGAGGAAATACTCAAAATGAGGTTTCAGCTCAAAGGCCATCAAATGAATAG
- a CDS encoding cation:proton antiporter: MDYFVIITTLVFLSAVFGYINVRFLKMPNTIGLMFITLVFTLVVLAIGTIDKTLLLAERKLITEIDFETVLLDIMLSFMLFAGALHTNFEQLRIQRWPVFVFATVGTLLSTFFIGGLMYGVLMLLGLDVDLIYCLLFGALISPTDPIAVLGILKKVGVPKDLEAKIVGESLFNDGVGVVVFLTIFQIASATGGGGVEVSEVIELFVREVLGGVVLGLLLGYLTYRLMKSIDDYDVEVIITLSTVMVGTVIAQEFHLSAPLAMVTAGLVVGNDTVRGSAMSEITENYVDKFWELVDILLNTILFVLIGMEMLVLEFQWTYIFAGLLAIPIALISRYVSLYGPISMFEKRLDFVPKTDKIMTWGGLRGGISIALALSLSSEMHRELFLVITYMLVVFSILVQGLTLSSLVKRLIK; encoded by the coding sequence ATGGATTATTTTGTAATTATTACCACCTTAGTTTTTCTTTCTGCAGTTTTTGGATATATAAATGTGAGGTTTTTAAAAATGCCAAATACCATTGGTTTAATGTTTATCACTTTAGTGTTTACTTTGGTTGTACTGGCTATTGGTACTATAGATAAAACACTGTTGTTGGCCGAACGGAAGTTAATTACAGAAATAGATTTCGAAACTGTTTTGTTAGATATTATGCTGAGTTTTATGCTTTTTGCTGGGGCATTACACACTAATTTCGAACAATTACGCATTCAACGCTGGCCTGTTTTTGTTTTTGCCACTGTTGGAACTTTGCTTTCTACCTTTTTTATTGGCGGATTAATGTATGGAGTTTTAATGCTTTTAGGATTAGATGTAGATTTAATTTACTGCTTGCTCTTTGGAGCTTTAATTTCGCCAACCGATCCTATTGCCGTGCTTGGAATTCTTAAAAAAGTAGGTGTACCTAAAGATTTGGAAGCCAAAATTGTTGGAGAATCATTGTTTAATGATGGGGTAGGTGTTGTTGTATTTTTAACCATTTTTCAAATAGCTAGTGCTACAGGAGGTGGTGGCGTTGAAGTTTCTGAAGTTATAGAATTATTTGTACGTGAAGTTTTAGGTGGAGTTGTTTTAGGATTGCTTTTAGGGTATTTAACATACCGCTTAATGAAATCTATAGACGATTACGATGTAGAGGTTATTATTACATTATCTACAGTAATGGTAGGAACAGTAATTGCACAAGAATTTCATTTATCGGCACCTTTGGCTATGGTAACAGCTGGATTAGTTGTTGGTAACGATACAGTAAGAGGATCGGCAATGTCTGAAATTACCGAAAACTATGTAGATAAATTTTGGGAACTTGTAGATATTCTTTTAAACACCATATTGTTTGTTTTAATAGGTATGGAAATGTTGGTTTTAGAATTTCAGTGGACTTATATTTTTGCAGGATTACTAGCAATTCCTATTGCTTTAATTAGCCGATATGTATCGTTATATGGACCGATAAGTATGTTCGAGAAACGTTTAGATTTTGTTCCTAAAACCGATAAAATTATGACTTGGGGAGGCTTGCGTGGCGGAATTTCCATTGCATTAGCCTTAAGTTTGTCTAGTGAAATGCATCGGGAGTTGTTTTTAGTAATTACTTATATGCTGGTGGTGTTTTCAATTTTAGTGCAAGGTTTAACATTAAGTTCGCTTGTTAAGCGATTAATTAAATAA
- a CDS encoding arsenosugar biosynthesis-associated peroxidase-like protein, with product MQKTYYDPADLKKFSKISEWNEELGEKFFDYYGKVFEAGALSEREKSLIALAVSHTVQCPYCIDAYTGDALQRGITKEEMMEALHVSAAIRGGASLVHGVQMMNKVNKLEM from the coding sequence ATGCAAAAAACATATTACGACCCAGCCGACTTAAAAAAATTTAGTAAAATATCTGAATGGAATGAAGAATTAGGAGAAAAATTCTTCGACTATTATGGTAAAGTTTTTGAAGCTGGCGCGTTATCTGAACGTGAAAAATCTTTAATAGCCTTGGCTGTTTCGCATACCGTACAATGTCCATATTGTATTGATGCTTATACAGGCGACGCATTACAACGTGGTATTACTAAAGAAGAAATGATGGAAGCTTTACATGTATCGGCAGCGATTCGTGGCGGCGCCTCTTTGGTACATGGTGTACAAATGATGAATAAAGTAAATAAACTAGAAATGTAA
- the arsS gene encoding arsenosugar biosynthesis radical SAM (seleno)protein ArsS (Some members of this family are selenoproteins.), with the protein MMQQSLHKRENKLAQSNKQLEVLSNGIFRNGELPTFKSKLSETGQSQLTAGTVEILQINVGYMCNQVCEHCHVDAGPDRKEIMTRDTMQQCLDVIKTTKAHTLDLTGGAPEMNPNFKWFVEEASKAGIKDFIVRSNLTIIRANKKYYDLPEFFKKHNIHVVSSMPHWTKGKTDKQRGEGVFNQSIQALKDLNAVGYGMLGSDLKLDLVYNPSGAFLPANQAAMEKDFKHALLDDFDIQFHHLFAITNLPISRFLDYLIASENYEDYMYALVEAYNPQAVKSVMCINTLSISWDGYLYDCDFNQMLELPVNSNVKHISDYNEDLLNGRQIVTSQHCYGCTAGAGSSCQGSVI; encoded by the coding sequence ATGATGCAACAATCCCTGCATAAACGCGAAAATAAATTAGCCCAAAGCAACAAACAATTAGAAGTCCTTTCGAACGGTATTTTTAGAAACGGGGAATTACCCACATTTAAATCTAAACTTTCAGAAACAGGACAATCTCAACTTACTGCAGGCACTGTAGAAATTCTTCAAATTAATGTGGGATACATGTGCAACCAAGTGTGCGAACATTGCCATGTAGATGCTGGTCCAGATCGTAAAGAGATTATGACTCGAGACACTATGCAGCAATGCCTTGATGTTATAAAAACGACTAAAGCACATACTTTAGATTTAACTGGAGGCGCTCCAGAAATGAATCCTAATTTTAAATGGTTTGTAGAAGAAGCCTCTAAAGCAGGAATAAAAGATTTTATTGTGCGTTCTAATTTAACCATTATTCGAGCCAATAAGAAATATTACGATTTACCAGAATTTTTTAAAAAGCATAACATTCATGTGGTGAGTTCTATGCCACATTGGACTAAAGGTAAAACCGATAAACAACGTGGCGAAGGTGTTTTTAATCAATCTATTCAGGCTTTAAAAGATTTAAATGCCGTAGGCTACGGAATGCTAGGAAGCGATTTAAAATTAGATTTAGTTTACAATCCGTCGGGCGCCTTTTTACCAGCCAATCAAGCGGCGATGGAAAAAGATTTTAAGCATGCTTTACTAGATGATTTCGATATTCAGTTTCATCACTTATTTGCCATTACCAATTTACCTATCAGTCGTTTTCTAGATTATTTAATTGCTTCAGAAAATTATGAAGATTATATGTATGCTCTAGTTGAAGCTTATAATCCGCAAGCTGTAAAAAGCGTGATGTGTATTAATACATTATCGATAAGTTGGGATGGTTATTTATACGATTGCGATTTTAATCAAATGTTAGAACTACCCGTAAATAGTAACGTAAAACATATTTCAGACTATAATGAAGACCTACTAAATGGCCGACAAATTGTAACCTCTCAGCATTGTTATGGCTGTACTGCAGGTGCAGGAAGTAGTTGTCAAGGTAGCGTAATCTAA
- a CDS encoding TIGR04282 family arsenosugar biosynthesis glycosyltransferase: MGFLTSNDTEHDDEAIATFHFPTSKKALIIFARNPELGKCKTRLAKTIGDENALDIYRTLLQHTADIATGVKADSFVFYSEHIHKNDTWDDNTFRKKLQQGDDLGERMSHAFSDLFQNNYQKIIIIGSDILDLTTASINDAYNQLEHHDVVIGPAKDGGYYLLGMKTLHSSLFENKSWGTATVLKDSLKNLENKSVHLLEELNDIDTFEDIKEYPQFNKYSKHYD; the protein is encoded by the coding sequence ATGGGATTTTTAACCAGCAACGACACAGAACATGACGATGAAGCCATAGCAACATTTCATTTTCCAACCTCTAAAAAAGCGCTTATTATTTTCGCTAGGAACCCGGAATTAGGAAAGTGTAAAACGCGATTAGCAAAAACTATTGGCGATGAAAATGCATTAGACATTTACAGAACACTACTACAACATACCGCTGATATTGCAACAGGAGTTAAAGCTGATAGCTTTGTATTTTATTCTGAGCATATTCATAAAAACGATACGTGGGATGACAATACTTTCAGAAAAAAATTGCAACAGGGTGACGATTTAGGTGAACGCATGAGCCATGCTTTTTCAGATTTGTTTCAGAATAATTACCAGAAAATTATTATTATTGGTAGCGATATTTTAGACTTAACTACAGCTAGTATTAATGATGCTTACAATCAATTAGAGCATCACGATGTTGTAATTGGCCCTGCAAAAGATGGTGGATATTACCTTTTAGGGATGAAAACATTGCACAGCAGTTTATTTGAAAACAAATCTTGGGGTACAGCAACAGTACTAAAAGATTCGCTTAAAAATTTAGAGAACAAATCGGTACATTTACTTGAAGAATTAAATGATATCGATACATTTGAAGATATAAAAGAATATCCTCAATTTAATAAATACAGTAAACATTATGATTAA
- a CDS encoding purine-nucleoside phosphorylase, with translation MIKYINETTEYLQNRGFEKPEIGIILGTGLGKLLDDVTIIHEVSYNQIPYFPTATVEFHKGKLIYGELEGKKVIIMQGRFHLYEGYTLKDITYPVRIMNQLGIHTLLVSNASGAVNLEYDKGDLMLIDDHINLLGGSPLAFKGVSKLGERFADMSAPYDKDINTKFKAIAKAHDITLREGVYASMLGPQLETRAEYRMLKILGADAVGMSTVPEIIVANHLKLKAAAVSVITDKGDPDNLHPVDIKEIIEVAENAEPKMITLFKELIKTL, from the coding sequence ATGATTAAGTACATAAACGAAACCACAGAATATTTACAAAACAGAGGTTTTGAAAAGCCTGAAATTGGTATTATTTTAGGCACTGGATTGGGAAAATTATTAGACGATGTTACTATAATTCACGAAGTGAGCTATAACCAAATTCCTTATTTCCCTACTGCAACCGTCGAATTTCATAAAGGAAAATTAATCTACGGCGAATTAGAAGGAAAAAAAGTTATTATCATGCAAGGCCGTTTTCACTTATACGAAGGCTATACTTTAAAAGATATTACCTATCCTGTACGAATTATGAACCAATTAGGTATACACACCCTTTTAGTGTCTAATGCTTCTGGTGCTGTTAACTTAGAATACGACAAAGGCGATTTAATGTTAATAGACGACCATATTAATTTACTTGGTGGTTCGCCACTAGCTTTTAAAGGGGTGTCTAAACTTGGTGAACGCTTTGCTGATATGAGCGCACCTTACGATAAAGACATTAATACTAAGTTTAAAGCCATAGCTAAAGCCCACGATATTACATTACGTGAAGGTGTTTACGCAAGTATGTTAGGACCGCAATTAGAAACACGTGCAGAATATAGAATGCTTAAAATTTTAGGTGCCGATGCTGTTGGTATGAGCACGGTTCCAGAAATAATTGTAGCCAATCACTTAAAGCTAAAAGCCGCTGCCGTTTCTGTAATTACAGATAAAGGTGACCCTGATAATTTACACCCTGTAGATATTAAAGAAATTATTGAGGTTGCTGAAAATGCAGAACCTAAAATGATTACACTGTTTAAAGAACTTATAAAAACACTTTAA
- a CDS encoding sterol desaturase family protein, with translation MEKYIDIIQNSYSGYWRYLKHELISINHWDNYFYGLIIISLVVWGLEIAFPWRKNQSVFRKDFWLDTFYMFFNFFLLNLIVLIALSNTVSELFNDALSVVGLSLSSFQFISISELPKALGLFIFFIVSDFVQWNTHRLLHRIPILWDFHKVHHSVKEMGFAAHLRYHWMEPVLYKSLLYIPIAIIGGFDAQDVAFVHFFSIAIGHLNHANLGWNYGPLKYILNNPEMHIWHHAKELPPHSIYGSNYGITLSLWDYLFKTDYIPHNGRDIELGFHDDDKFPKDFISQELYPWSQKSEKKKS, from the coding sequence ATGGAAAAATACATTGACATCATACAAAATTCGTATTCCGGATATTGGCGCTATTTAAAACACGAGCTCATATCTATTAACCATTGGGATAATTATTTCTATGGTCTTATCATTATTTCGTTAGTGGTTTGGGGATTAGAAATTGCATTTCCATGGCGCAAAAATCAATCTGTTTTTAGAAAAGATTTTTGGCTGGATACGTTTTATATGTTCTTCAATTTTTTTCTTCTTAATTTAATTGTCCTAATCGCGCTCTCAAATACAGTCTCCGAACTGTTTAACGATGCCCTTTCGGTAGTTGGATTATCACTTTCTAGTTTTCAATTTATTAGTATTTCAGAATTACCAAAAGCTCTCGGACTTTTTATCTTTTTTATAGTTAGCGATTTTGTACAATGGAACACACACAGACTTTTACATCGTATTCCAATATTATGGGATTTTCATAAAGTACACCATTCGGTTAAAGAAATGGGATTTGCTGCGCATCTCCGTTACCACTGGATGGAACCTGTACTTTACAAATCTTTATTATACATACCCATCGCCATTATTGGAGGTTTCGATGCACAGGACGTAGCCTTTGTACACTTTTTCAGTATTGCTATTGGGCATTTAAATCACGCCAACTTAGGCTGGAATTACGGTCCTTTAAAATACATTTTAAACAATCCTGAAATGCACATTTGGCACCATGCTAAAGAATTACCTCCACACTCTATTTATGGTTCAAATTACGGCATTACATTAAGCCTTTGGGATTATCTTTTTAAAACAGATTATATTCCGCATAACGGAAGAGATATAGAATTAGGATTTCATGACGACGACAAATTTCCTAAAGATTTTATAAGTCAGGAATTATATCCGTGGTCGCAAAAATCAGAAAAAAAGAAATCGTAA
- a CDS encoding carboxypeptidase-like regulatory domain-containing protein produces MKHHYFLILTCLIFCYSGAIAQTEFHARVIDSTTQDPIAFATISYNNTTGVISNDVGQFQVQINTSITEQDSLFFSCLGYESKILSAQTFQDSLVYLNPKSIELNEVMLFNKNYTVDQIIEKVEDNLEKNYSTNFEKSKLFFRETYESTILRKSIKIKESTIPEFNQELTDSILNDVPIHSSQYTEVLGELYKNRTNTDQDTITKLDILKASELYDKNNQMTFEAYEKKLNAIVKKRVKRDSYFKIKSGLFGTKTEIDSSLFQSETDQNAEAFLEAEKKKEEDKKKNFLKYRKWTANSIETNSFVNKKSYLNCIHKSNRYEFELIDYSFLNDQYVYKIEFKPKRSEDYNGILYVNTDDFAVIRIDFKNVKSLKTFKLLGVALDVYLKQGSLIYAKNDAGTYSLKYAEIEGANKTSVNRPLKIIEKNKHVSGRRKQNELSADINFIVTNRYKREMVVFENETITETDFKTFKEQADVKPIYLPAYDPEFWKGYNIIEPNQAIKAFKSIETEEN; encoded by the coding sequence ATGAAACACCACTACTTTTTAATCTTAACCTGTCTTATTTTTTGTTATTCGGGGGCAATTGCTCAAACAGAATTTCATGCTAGAGTTATAGACTCTACAACACAAGACCCTATTGCTTTCGCCACCATATCTTATAATAACACAACGGGTGTAATAAGTAACGATGTTGGCCAATTTCAGGTTCAAATTAACACCTCTATTACCGAACAAGACTCTTTATTTTTTAGTTGTTTGGGTTATGAATCTAAAATTTTGTCTGCTCAAACATTTCAAGATAGTTTGGTGTATTTAAATCCAAAATCTATTGAATTGAACGAAGTCATGCTGTTCAATAAAAATTATACAGTCGACCAGATTATTGAAAAAGTTGAAGATAATTTAGAAAAAAATTACAGCACTAATTTCGAAAAAAGCAAATTGTTTTTTAGAGAAACTTACGAATCTACTATTCTTAGAAAATCGATTAAAATAAAGGAATCTACAATTCCAGAATTTAATCAGGAGTTAACCGATAGTATTTTAAATGATGTACCTATACACTCCTCACAATACACAGAAGTTCTAGGTGAACTATACAAAAACAGAACAAACACAGATCAAGATACCATTACCAAGTTAGACATTTTAAAAGCTTCAGAATTATACGATAAAAACAATCAAATGACATTTGAAGCGTATGAAAAAAAACTAAATGCCATTGTTAAAAAACGGGTAAAACGCGACTCTTATTTTAAAATTAAATCTGGATTATTTGGCACAAAAACAGAAATAGATTCGTCCTTATTTCAAAGTGAAACAGATCAAAATGCAGAAGCCTTTTTAGAAGCTGAAAAGAAGAAAGAAGAAGACAAGAAAAAGAATTTCTTAAAATATCGAAAATGGACTGCAAACAGTATTGAAACAAACAGTTTTGTAAACAAGAAATCTTACTTAAACTGTATACACAAATCTAATCGTTACGAATTCGAACTAATAGACTATTCGTTTTTAAATGACCAATATGTATATAAAATTGAATTTAAACCCAAACGAAGCGAAGATTACAATGGTATTTTATATGTAAACACAGACGATTTCGCAGTAATTAGAATTGATTTTAAAAATGTAAAATCATTAAAAACTTTTAAATTATTAGGGGTTGCATTAGATGTGTATTTAAAACAAGGGAGCTTAATTTATGCTAAAAATGATGCAGGAACGTACAGTTTAAAATATGCCGAAATAGAAGGTGCAAATAAAACAAGTGTAAACAGACCTCTAAAAATTATAGAAAAAAACAAACATGTTAGTGGCCGCAGAAAACAAAACGAACTTTCTGCCGACATTAATTTTATCGTTACAAACCGTTACAAACGAGAAATGGTCGTTTTTGAAAACGAAACCATTACAGAAACCGACTTCAAGACTTTTAAAGAACAAGCAGACGTAAAACCTATTTACCTTCCTGCTTACGACCCCGAATTTTGGAAAGGTTATAATATTATTGAACCAAATCAAGCCATAAAGGCATTTAAAAGCATTGAAACCGAAGAAAATTAA
- a CDS encoding glycosyltransferase family 2 protein — MSLIKVIIPAYNEADSIAKVIHDIPKSVQEIIVVSNNSTDATEQNAKQAGATVLTETNKGYGYACLKGMDYIAKQTTKPDIIVFLDGDYSDYPEQLTELVAPILEENIDFVVGARVKKLREPGAMTVPQEFGNWLATSLMRLFFNSTFTDLGPFRAIKYSKLLELNMLDKTYGWTVEMQLKVLKQHMSYRELPVKYRNRIGVSKVSGTIKGAIFAGIKILYWIFKYSFKK, encoded by the coding sequence ATGTCCCTAATTAAAGTTATTATTCCGGCTTATAACGAAGCCGATTCCATTGCAAAAGTAATTCACGATATTCCTAAGAGTGTTCAAGAAATTATTGTTGTTAGCAACAACTCGACAGACGCTACCGAACAAAATGCTAAACAAGCAGGAGCAACTGTTTTAACCGAAACCAATAAAGGCTACGGTTATGCCTGTTTAAAAGGCATGGATTATATTGCTAAGCAAACTACAAAACCAGATATTATTGTATTTTTAGATGGCGATTATAGCGATTATCCAGAGCAATTAACAGAGCTAGTCGCTCCTATTCTAGAAGAAAATATCGATTTTGTAGTTGGTGCACGCGTAAAAAAACTGCGCGAACCAGGCGCGATGACCGTGCCACAAGAGTTCGGAAACTGGTTAGCAACTAGTTTAATGCGCTTATTTTTTAATTCTACATTTACAGATTTGGGGCCTTTTCGCGCTATAAAATACAGTAAACTACTAGAATTAAACATGTTAGACAAAACTTATGGTTGGACGGTAGAAATGCAATTAAAGGTTTTAAAGCAACACATGTCCTATCGTGAACTTCCTGTAAAATACAGAAATAGAATTGGGGTCTCAAAAGTTTCAGGGACAATAAAAGGTGCTATATTTGCAGGCATAAAAATTCTCTATTGGATTTTTAAATACAGTTTCAAAAAATGA
- a CDS encoding cellulose synthase family protein, whose amino-acid sequence MILEIITIAIYSTSLALIFMYALAQLNLLFNYLAAHKKKSQLPPLDLSKDKDVPTVTIQLPVFNEMYVMDRLLENIAIMEYPKDKLEIQVLDDSTDETVKTTRAHVEKLKATGLDITHITRTDRSGFKAGALKEGLEIAKGEFIAIFDADFLPESDWLLRTLPYFKDKNIGVVQTRWGHINREYSLLTRIQAFALDAHFTLEQVGRNSKGHFINFNGTAGVWRKTCILDAGNWEGDTLTEDLDLSYRAQLKNWKFKYLEDVETPAELPVVISAARSQQFRWNKGGAENFRKMLKRVLKSDNISGKTKLHGVLHLLNSTMFLNVFIVAVLSIPMLYIKNEYAHLKPYFYVMSFFVVSSVIFFICYWFMYKNIYGGGVKNFIKYIGMFFTFFTVAMGFSLHNSIAVLEGHAGKRSEFVRTPKFNISTIKDSWKDNKYIKKNISVNVIFEGLLTLYFAFGMYSAFVVGDQGGDFGLFPFHLMLFLGFGYVFVKSVTSKA is encoded by the coding sequence ATGATTTTAGAAATTATTACAATTGCCATATACTCAACGTCTTTAGCATTAATATTCATGTATGCTTTAGCCCAGTTGAACCTATTATTTAACTATCTCGCTGCGCATAAAAAGAAGAGCCAATTGCCGCCTTTAGACCTTTCTAAAGATAAAGACGTACCAACTGTAACTATTCAACTACCTGTGTTCAACGAAATGTATGTTATGGATCGCTTGTTAGAGAATATTGCAATCATGGAATATCCAAAAGACAAATTGGAAATTCAAGTGCTAGACGATTCTACAGACGAAACCGTAAAAACAACACGCGCGCATGTCGAAAAATTAAAAGCTACAGGTTTAGATATTACGCATATTACGAGAACAGATCGTAGCGGATTTAAAGCAGGAGCACTTAAAGAAGGTTTAGAAATTGCAAAAGGTGAATTTATCGCCATTTTCGACGCCGATTTCTTACCAGAATCCGATTGGTTATTACGTACACTTCCCTATTTTAAGGATAAAAATATTGGTGTGGTTCAAACCCGTTGGGGGCATATTAACCGCGAATACTCATTACTTACTAGAATTCAAGCTTTTGCTTTAGACGCCCATTTTACTTTAGAACAGGTGGGTAGAAACAGTAAAGGCCACTTTATAAATTTTAACGGTACAGCTGGAGTTTGGCGTAAAACCTGTATTCTAGACGCTGGAAACTGGGAAGGCGACACCCTTACCGAAGACCTAGATTTAAGTTACCGCGCGCAACTTAAAAACTGGAAATTTAAATATCTAGAAGATGTAGAAACGCCAGCCGAACTTCCTGTAGTTATTAGTGCGGCACGTTCGCAACAATTCCGTTGGAATAAAGGTGGTGCAGAAAACTTCAGAAAAATGCTTAAACGCGTTTTAAAATCCGATAATATTTCTGGAAAAACAAAACTGCATGGTGTCCTTCATTTATTAAACAGTACCATGTTTTTAAACGTGTTTATTGTAGCCGTTTTAAGCATCCCGATGTTGTATATTAAAAACGAATATGCACATTTAAAACCATACTTCTACGTCATGAGTTTCTTTGTAGTAAGTAGTGTTATTTTCTTTATCTGTTATTGGTTTATGTATAAAAACATTTATGGCGGTGGAGTCAAAAACTTCATTAAATATATCGGTATGTTTTTTACGTTTTTCACAGTAGCCATGGGCTTTTCTTTACACAATTCTATTGCTGTTTTAGAAGGTCATGCAGGTAAACGAAGCGAATTTGTACGTACACCAAAATTCAATATCAGCACTATAAAAGACAGCTGGAAAGACAATAAATACATCAAGAAAAACATCTCTGTAAATGTCATTTTCGAAGGCTTATTAACCTTGTATTTCGCTTTTGGAATGTATAGCGCCTTTGTAGTAGGCGATCAGGGTGGCGATTTCGGACTGTTTCCATTCCACCTAATGTTATTTTTAGGTTTCGGCTATGTCTTTGTAAAGTCGGTAACGTCTAAAGCTTAA